CGGTTCCTGGTGCCAAGGCATCCACCGTGCGCCCTTAAAAACTTGGCCACAGATGCTCGCGTCCACTGTGCAGTTCTCAAGCAACGACCAGCCACCCATCACCCCGCCCTCACAGGCGAGTTCACTGGGGCCGGCATCGCGAAGGACGAGCTCACGCTCGCACCCTCAGATACCCAACAGCGCGCCCGGCACGACCAGTCAGGATTCACGTTCCACGCCGAAGCAGTACTAGTGATCCCAACAGACCGTGCCGAATAGTCAACGTTCCACCCATGAGCAACCAGCACCGGACATTCGCCGGTGTTCTGGCCTCTGACCGAGCAGGCTCGGTAAGAAGTGCTCCTTAGAAAGGAGGTGATCCAGCCGCACCTTCCGGTACGGCTACCTTGTTACGACTTCGTCCCAATCGCCAGTCCCACCTTCGACAGCTCCCTCCCACAAGGGGTTGGGCCACCGGCTTCGGGTGTTACCGACTTTCGTGACGTGACGGGCGGTGTGTACAAGGCCCGGGAACGTATTCACCGCAGCAATGCTGATCTGCGATTACTAGCAACTCCGACTTCATGGGGTCGAGTTGCAGACCCCAATCCGAACTGAGACCGGCTTTTTGAGATTCGCTCCGCCTCACGGCATCGCAGCTCATTGTACCGGCCATTGTAGCACGTGTGCAGCCCAAGACATAAGGGGCATGATGACTTGACGTCGTCCCCACCTTCCTCCGAGTTGACCCCGGCAGTCTCCTGTGAGTCCCCATCACCCCGAAGGGCATGCTGGCAACACAGAACAAGGGTTGCGCTCGTTGCGGGACTTAACCCAACATCTCACGACACGAGCTGACGACAGCCATGCACCACCTGTATACCGACCACAAGGGGGGCACCATCTCTGATGCTTTCCGGTATATGTCAAGCCTTGGTAAGGTTCTTCGCGTTGCGTCGAATTAAGCCACATGCTCCGCTGCTTGTGCGGGCCCCCGTCAATTCCTTTGAGTTTTAGCCTTGCGGCCGTACTCCCCAGGCGGGGAACTTAATGCGTTAGCTGCGGCACCGACGACGTGGAATGTCGCCAACACCTAGTTCCCAACGTTTACGGCGTGGACTACCAGGGTATCTAATCCTGTTCGCTCCCCACGCTTTCGCTCCTCAGCGTCAGTAATGGCCCAGAGATCCGCCTTCGCCACCGGTGTTCCTCCTGATATCTGCGCATTTCACCGCTACACCAGGAATTCCGATCTCCCCTACCACACTCTAGCTAGCCCGTATCGAATGCAGACCCGGGGTTAAGCCCCGCGGGCTTTCACATCCGACGTGACAAGCCGCCTACGAGCTCTTTACGCCCAATAATTCCGGACAACGCTTGCGCCCTACGTATTACCGCGGCTGCTGGCACGTAGTTAGCCGGCGCTTCTTCTGCAGGTACCGTCACTTTCGCTTCTTCCCTGCTGAAAGAGGTTTACAACCCGAAGGCCGTCATCCCTCACGCGGCGTCGCTGCATCAGGCTTTCGCCCATTGTGCAATATTCCCCACTGCTGCCTCCCGTAGGAGTCTGGGCCGTGTCTCAGTCCCAGTGTGGCCGGTCGCCCTCTCAGGCCGGCTACCCGTCGTCGCCTTGGTGGGCCATCACCCCACCAACAAGCTGATAGGCCGCGGGCTCATCCTTCACCGCCGGAGCTTTCAACCTCTTCCCATGCGGGAAGAAGTATTATCCGGTATTAGACCCCGTTTCCAGGGCTTGTCCCAGAGTGAAGGGCAGATTGCCCACGTGTTACTCACCCGTTCGCCACTAATCCACCCCGAAGGGCTTCATCGTTCGACTTGCATGTGTTAAGCACGCCGCCAGCGTTCGTCCTGAGCCAGGATCAAACTCTCCATGAATGTTTTCCCGTAATCGGGATGAACACCACTTAGAGCGGAACAGTCGACTCGGAATAAGAGCGACCGTTCACAGCGTCCTCGCTGTGTCATTGCCTACCCGCCACAAGGGCCAGTAGGACTTTCAAAGGAACCTCAACCCACCGAAGTGGGCCGGGGTTGTCAATCTGGCGTTGACTTTTGGCACGCTGTTGAGTTCTCAAGGAACGGACGCTTCCTTCGTACTCACCCTCTCGGGCTTTCCTCCGGGCGCTTCCCTTCGGTCTTGCGTTTCCGACTCTATCAGACTCTTTCGTGTCCGATTCCCCGTCGGAGCGGGGCTGCTTTCCGGCCTTTCGGCTTTCCGGCGATTCCGACTCTATCAGATCCTTTCGGGCCTGATTCCCGGTCGAACTCGGGTTGTCTTTCCGGCCGTTGAGCCGTTCCGACGTCCAAACTCTAGCGGATTTCCCGGGCGACTCATAATCGAGTCCTCGAAATGAATTTCGGCATGCGAAATTCGTCCCGGCCGGGAGATCGTGCTGTGTTTGGTTGCCGCATTCGCGGCGGGAGTGGCTGTCGCAGAACCGTTCCGGCCCCGTGACAACTCGGAGAATCTTACGGACAGGTGAAGGGTGTGTCAACTCCAGCCCTCGGCCGTCCTAGTCCAGGTCAGTGAGGCGGCCGCCGGCGTCCGGCTGGGCGTGTTCCACCCGGCGCAGGACGCGGATCAGGAGCTCCCCGAGCATGCCCCGCTCCTCCGGTTCCAGGTCCTGGAGCAGGTCCTCCTCGAAGTTCGACGCCATGCGCATCGCCTCGAGCCATTTCGTACGGCCTTCGTCCGTCAGCTCCACGATGACCCGCACCCGGTTGTTCTCGTCGCGATCGCGGGTGACCAGGCCCTCGCCCGCCATGCGGTCGATGCGGTGGGTCATCGCGGCCGGGGTGAGGCCGAGCCGCTTGGCGAGCTCGCCCGGGCCCATCCGGTACGGGGAGCCCGCGAGCACCAGGGTCTTCAGGACCTCCCACTCGGCGTTGCTGATACCGAGGGCGGCGACCTGGCGCCCGTAGGCGACGTTCATCCGGCGGTTGAGCCGGCCGAGTGCCGAGACGACCACCTCGACCTGGGGGTCCAGGTCGCCGAACTCTCGCTGATAAGCGGCGATCTGCTCGTCGAGGCTCGGCTCCTGGGGGTCGGGGCCGGGCGACTCGGGGCCCTCAGGGGTCGCGGTAGGCATGCGGCGAAGTATCGCATGAGGCCCGTTGGCGTTGAAGTCCTTCACTGTGTATTGTTGAGGTTCTAACTTTACTATTGAAGTCTTCAGGCTTCAGTCCTTCGATACCTCGAGGCAGGTGAGTGTGACCAGGGCGATGGGCGCTGCGATGCGCCGGATTCAGACGGGGAACGCGCTGAGCGCGTTCGGACTCGGCTTCACCGTTCCGTATCTCTACGTCTATGTGGCGCAGGTGCGGGATCTGGGCGCTGCGACGGCGGGCATCGTGCTCGCTGTCTTTGCGATGGCCGCACTCGTCGCCCTCCCCTTCACCGGGCGGATCATCGACCGGCGCGGGCCGCTGCCCGTGCTGCTGGGAGCCGCGGTGCTGGCGTCCGCGGGCGCGGCGAGCATGGGGCTGGCGGGCAGCGTGCCGGCCGTCGTCCTGTCCGCCGCCCTTCTGGGGGCCGGTACGGCCGTGATGCAGCCGGCGCTCGCGACGATGATCGTCTGGTGCTCGGACACCTCGACCCGTACGCGCGCCTTCGCCACGCAGTTCTTCCTGCAGAACCTGGGACTGGGCATCGGCGGTCTGATCGGCGGGCACATCGTCGACGAGAGCCGGCCGGGGAGCTTCACTCTGCTGTTCGGCATCGAGGCCGTGATGTTCCTGGTGCTCGCGGGGATCGTGTGCAGTGTGCGGCTGCCGCGTGCACTCTCGATCAAGGACGCGATGCCCGAGAACACCGAGGCGAAGGCCAAGGGCGGGATGCGTGCGCTGCTCGGCAACCGGGCCATGGTGCAGCTGTGCGTGCTGGGCTTCGTCCTCTTCTTCGCCTGCTACGGACAATTCGAGTCGGGCCTCGCCGCGTACGGCACCGAGGCCGTCGGGATCGAGCCCTCGACGCTGGGGACGGCGCTGGCCGCCAACACCGCGGTGATCGTGGTCGCGCAGTTCGTGGTGCTGAGGTTCGTCGAGCGCCGCAGGCGCAGCCGGGTGATCGCCGCCGTGGGTCTGATCTGGGCCGTGGCGTGGATCGCCGCGGGATACGCCGGGCTCGGGCACGGCAGCCAGGCGATGGCGACGGCAGCGTTCATCTCGACGTACGCGCTCTTCGGGCTCGGCGAGGCGATGCTGTCGCCGACCGTGGCCCCGCTCGTCGCCGATCTTGCGCCGGAGTCGATGGTCGGGCAGTACAACGCCGCATTCGCACTGGTCAAGCAGCTCGCGCTGGCGGTCGGTCCGGCCGTGGGCGGGCCGATGGGGGCCGCGCTGCACGGGCCGTACATCGCGACCTTTGTGCTCTTCTCGCTCGGCATCACGGTGCTGGCGCTGCGGCTGGGCAAGCAGCTCACGCCCGTACAGAATCAGCCGTCCCTCGCGGCGAAGTCTCGCGTGGTCGCCCAGCACAAGCCGGCTGAGCGCGCCGAGCCCGCTGCTGTCTAAACGGGCAGGGCGAACTCGCACCAGACCGCTTTGCCGCCGCCCGGAGTGCGGCGGCTCCCCCAGGACGAGGCGATCGTCGCGATGATGGAGATCCCGCGACCCGCCTCGTCCTCTGTTTCGGCGCGGCGGCGGCGCGGAAGGTGATCGTCGCCGTCCGTCACCTCGATGATCAGGCGGCGATTGGTGCGG
The Streptomyces lunaelactis genome window above contains:
- a CDS encoding MFS transporter, which codes for MTRAMGAAMRRIQTGNALSAFGLGFTVPYLYVYVAQVRDLGAATAGIVLAVFAMAALVALPFTGRIIDRRGPLPVLLGAAVLASAGAASMGLAGSVPAVVLSAALLGAGTAVMQPALATMIVWCSDTSTRTRAFATQFFLQNLGLGIGGLIGGHIVDESRPGSFTLLFGIEAVMFLVLAGIVCSVRLPRALSIKDAMPENTEAKAKGGMRALLGNRAMVQLCVLGFVLFFACYGQFESGLAAYGTEAVGIEPSTLGTALAANTAVIVVAQFVVLRFVERRRRSRVIAAVGLIWAVAWIAAGYAGLGHGSQAMATAAFISTYALFGLGEAMLSPTVAPLVADLAPESMVGQYNAAFALVKQLALAVGPAVGGPMGAALHGPYIATFVLFSLGITVLALRLGKQLTPVQNQPSLAAKSRVVAQHKPAERAEPAAV
- a CDS encoding MarR family winged helix-turn-helix transcriptional regulator, which translates into the protein MPTATPEGPESPGPDPQEPSLDEQIAAYQREFGDLDPQVEVVVSALGRLNRRMNVAYGRQVAALGISNAEWEVLKTLVLAGSPYRMGPGELAKRLGLTPAAMTHRIDRMAGEGLVTRDRDENNRVRVIVELTDEGRTKWLEAMRMASNFEEDLLQDLEPEERGMLGELLIRVLRRVEHAQPDAGGRLTDLD